One segment of Rhodospirillaceae bacterium DNA contains the following:
- a CDS encoding GNAT family N-acetyltransferase: MTIRNALPDDLASILALNQTALPHVNALDIGDMERFLEQAAYFKVIGDLDGFLIGLKPGLDYGSDNYRWFSDAFDDFYYIDRIIISESARGQGLGSLLYKDIIESARSHTPRLTCEVNTRPANPQSMTFHQRFGFTPVGTQQTEGGTKEVTLLSLELIK, encoded by the coding sequence ATGACAATAAGAAACGCCCTCCCCGATGATCTTGCCAGCATTCTTGCCCTCAATCAGACGGCCCTGCCCCACGTCAACGCCCTGGACATTGGTGATATGGAGCGCTTTCTTGAGCAGGCCGCCTATTTCAAGGTCATTGGCGATCTTGACGGTTTCCTGATCGGACTTAAGCCAGGACTTGATTATGGCAGCGACAATTATCGCTGGTTCTCTGACGCTTTTGACGATTTTTATTATATAGACCGCATCATTATTTCCGAAAGTGCCCGTGGTCAGGGGCTGGGCAGCCTTCTTTACAAGGACATTATCGAAAGTGCCCGCAGCCACACGCCGCGCCTGACCTGTGAAGTCAATACCCGGCCTGCGAACCCGCAATCGATGACTTTCCACCAGCGCTTTGGCTTTACCCCCGTCGGCACCCAGCAAACCGAAGGCGGAACCAAGGAAGTGACCCTGTTGTCACTTGAACTCATAAAATGA